In Epinephelus lanceolatus isolate andai-2023 chromosome 16, ASM4190304v1, whole genome shotgun sequence, one DNA window encodes the following:
- the LOC117264019 gene encoding C2 calcium-dependent domain-containing protein 4C-like gives MSAFKSSSSLRSLVLTPQQTPTFLIPSRSPLLFLSPRLQRTSPDRTGLLSDQDDDSPGAEPPLSPVASPRFLLRLPRVRSPRHAISTASAEDADTDLTTRAAMSLPHVRKVTTPYGFRAVLATSPCTRRRESLFHRNNPVMVMVTDTDPQDLADPPPPPAHPGRSPVRSRPIRALGLQVIKELKRPAAALKALSPATRRTRPL, from the coding sequence ATGTCAGCATTTAAATCCAGCTCATCTCTGCGGTCTCTGGTTCTGACTCCTCAGCAGACCCCGACCTTCCTCATCCCCTCCCGCAGTccgctcctcttcctctccccacGGCTCCAGCGGACATCCCCGGACCGGACCGGACTGCTGTCTGACCAGGATGACGACAGTCCAGGAGCTGAGCCCCCACTCAGCCCTGTGGCGTCACCCCGCTTCCTGCTCCGCCTGCCACGGGTCAGATCTCCCCGCCATGCCATCTCCACTGCGTCTGCAGAGGACGCAGACACAGACCTGACTACGCGTGCAGCCATGTCACTGCCGCATGTCAGGAAGGTGACCACGCCCTACGGCTTCCGCGCTGTCCTGGCAACGAGCCCATGCACCCGCCGGCGGGAGTCGCTGTTTCACCGGAACAACCCGGTGATGGTGATGGTCACTGACACTGACCCCCAGGACCTGGCggacccccctcctcctcctgcacatCCCGGCAGGTCCCCGGTGCGTTCGCGGCCCATCAGAGCGCTCGGTCTGCAGGTGATTAAGGAGCTGAAGAGACCTGCAGCCGCCCTGAAGGCTCTGAGTCCCGCCACCAGGAGGACACGCCCTCTTTAA
- the ints3 gene encoding integrator complex subunit 3, producing the protein MEPAPAKAKPQGRLLVSTQLDAKDELEERLERCVGIVQSLTNGLSDREANDALTGNVCKGQQQHEEVCLGLFTLVLTEPAQAQRCYRDLTLLTRDGMNVVLVKINQILMEKFLKLQDVPRTQLVWLVRELVKSGVMGADGVVMTLLKQIAGGDISTKNLWLAESVLDILLDQKEWVLKSGMLIAMSVYTYLRLIVDHGAPNLLTLRQKEVDYCIGMLREKFMECLIIGRDLVRLLQNVARIPEMELVWKDLLHNPQVLSPQFTGVLQLLTARTSRKFLACRLTPDMETKLLFMTSRVRFGQQKRYQDWFQRQYLSTAESQSLRCDLIRYICGVVHPSNEVLSSDILPRWAIIGWLLTTCTSNVAASNAKLALFYDWLFFNPEKDSIMNIEPAILVMHHSMKPHPAITATLLDFMCRIIPHFFPPLESQVRQGVFNSLTFIMEKRVLAHLAPLFDNPKLDRELRSMLRERFPEFCSAPSPPTEVKMEEVVSLELDNHVLDKEEGCYDNTEAAFSDDEEEVNNKGKKREFRFHPIKEAVVEEPADITPWLDQLDDTMKEKVQQLQKTSDTETQCEVMQEIVDLILEEDFDTEQMSALASCLAELFKDHFRGDVLPEEITEESLEESVSKPVCLVFRNLVTMQEDNSGFSVLLDMLAEFYQKQPKIGYHLLYYLKASKAANGKMMLYESFAQATALGDLHTCLMMDMKACQEDDVRLLCYLTPSIYSEFPDETLRSGELLNMIVAVIDSTQLQELMCHVMMGNLVMFRKDSVLNILIQSLDWETFEQYSTWQLFLAHSIPLETIIPILQHLKYKEHPEALSCLLLQLRREKPSEEMVKMVLSRPCHPEDQFTTSILRHWASKYDDTLGEHIKAQLIKNNNQPRKRQSLRSSSSKLAQLTLEQILEHMDNLRLSLSNTKNNFFTQTPILQALQHVQASCDEAHKMRFSDLFALAEEYEDSQSKPPKSRRKAPASSPRSRKGAAPPTNNEEESASSSASEEEDSKPKAPKRKRKGSSAVGSDSD; encoded by the exons ATGGAGCCCGCACCGGCGAAGGCGAAGCCGCAGGGCCGGCTACTGGTGTCCACCCAGCTGGACGCTAAAGACGAGCTGGAGGAG agATTGGAGCGTTGCGTTGGAATCGTCCAGTCGttgaccaatgggctgtcagacagAGAAGCCAATGACGCGCTCACCGGCAAC GTGTGTAAAGGTCAGCAGCAGCATGAGGAGGTGTGTCTGGGTCTTTTCACTTTGGTCCTCACAGAACCCGCCCAGGCCCAGAGG tgttacAGGGACCTGACGCTGCTCACCAGAGACGGGATGAACGTGGTACTGGTGAAGATCAACCAGATCCTGATGGAGAAGTTCCTCAAGCTGCAGGACGTCCCCAGAACCCAG TTGGTGTGGCTGGTCAGAGAGTTGGTGAAGAGTGGCGTGATGGGAGCCGACGGTGTCGTCATGACGCTCCTCAAACAGATCGCAG GAGGAGACATTTCCACCAAAAAcctgtggttggctgagagcgTCCTCGACATCTTGCTGGACCAAAA GGAGTGGGTGTTGAAGAGCGGGATGCTGATCGCCATGTCGGTCTACACCTACCTGCGCCTCATCGTGGACCACGGAGCACCGAACCTGCTGACTCTGCGTCAGAAAGAGGTCGACTACTGCATCGGCATGCTGAGGGAGAAG TTCATGGAGTGTCTGATCATCGGCAGAGATCTGGTTCGTCTGCTGCAGAATGTCGCTCGGATACCGGAGATGGAGCTGGTGTGGAAAGACCTGCTGCACAACCCCCAAGTCCTCAGTCCTCAGTTCACAG GTGTTCTTCAGCTGCTCACTGCTCGAACTTCCAGGAAGTTTCTGGCGTGTCGTCTCACACCTGACATGGAGACCAAGCTGCTGTTCATGACCTCCAGG GTACGTTTCGGGCAGCAGAAGCGGTATCAGGACTGGTTCCAGAGACAGTACTTGTCCACAGCAGAGAGCCAATCACTGCGCTGCGATCTGATTCGTTACATCTGTGGTGTGGTCCATCCGTCCAATGAGGTGCTGAGCTCTGACATCCTGCCGCGCTGGGCCATCATTGGCTGGTTGCTCACCACCTGCACG TCGAACGTTGCCGCCTCCAACGCCAAGCTGGCGCTCTTCTATGATTGGCTGTTCTTCAACCCGGAGAAAGACAGCATCATGAACATAG agCCAGCCATCTTAGTGATGCATCACTCCATGAAGCCTCATCCCGCCATCACTGCCACGCTGCTGGACTTCATGTGCCgg ATCATCCCTCACTTCTTCCCTCCATTGGAGTCTCAGGTCCGTCAGGGCGTCTTCAACTCGCTGACCTTCATCATGGAGAAGAGAGTGCTGgc tcacCTCGCTCCACTCTTTGATAACCCAAAATTGGACCGAGAGCTGCGATCGATGCTCCGAGAGCGTTTCCCTGAGTTCTGCAGCGCACCTTCGCCCCCGACTGAAG tCAAAATGGAGGAGGTTGTTTCCTTGGAGTTGGACAACCATGTGTTGGACAAGGAGGAGGGTTGCTATGACAACACAGAGGCCGCCTTCAGCGACGACGAGGAGGAGGTCAACAACAAAG GAAAGAAGAGGGAGTTCAGGTTCCATCCAATCAAAGAGGCTGTGGTTGAGGAACCCGCTGACATCACACCCTGGCTCGACCAATTAGACGACACCATGAAGGAGAAAGTCCAGCAGCTGCAGAAGACCAG TGACACCGAGACTCAGTGTGAGGTCATGCAGGAGATCGTGGACCTGATCCTGGAG GAGGACTTTGACACGGAGCAGATGTCTGCTCTGGCGTCCTGTCTGGCGGAGCTGTTTAAAGATCACTTCAGAGGAGATGTGCTGCCGGAAGAGATCACTGAGGA gTCCCTGGAGGAGTCGGTGTCCAAACCGGTCTGCCTGGTCTTCAGGAACCTGGTCACCATGCAGGAGGACAACAGCGGCTTCTCAGTGCTGCTCGACATGTTGGCAGAGTTCTACCAGAAACAGCCCAAGATCGGATATCACCTGCTGTACTACCTCAAAGCCAG taaagCGGCGAACGGGAAGATGATGCTGTACGAGTCCTTCGCTCAGGCGACGGCGCTCGGCGACCTGCACACCTGTCTGATGATGGACATGAAGGCGTGCCAGGAGGACGACGTCCGGCTGCTCTGCTACCTCACTCCCTCCATCTACTctgag tttcCAGACGAGACGTTAAGAAGCGGTGAGCTGCTCAACATGATCGTCGCTGTCATCGACTCCACACAG ctgcaggagctgatgtGTCACGTGATGATGGGGAACCTGGTGATGTTCAGGAAAGACTCGGTCCTCAACAtcctca TTCAGTCCCTGGACTGGGAGACTTTTGAGCAGTACAGCACCTGGCAGCTGTTCCTGGCTCACAGTATTCCTCTGGAAACCATCATCCCCATCCTGCAGCACCTCAAATACAAAG AACATCCAGAGGCCTTGtcctgtctgctgctgcagctccgcAGAGAGAA GCCCAGTGAGGAGATGGTGAAGATGGTCTTGAGTCGTCCCTGTCATCCCGAGGACCAGTTCACCACCAGCATCCTGAGACACTGGGCGTCCAAGTACGACGACACGCTGGGAGAACACATCAAGGCCCAGCTGATCAAGAACAACAACCAGCCCCGCAAGAGACAGAG TCTCCGCAGCTCCAGCAGTAAACTGGCTCAGCTGACCCTGGAACAGATCCTGGAGCACATGGACAACCTGAGACTGAGTCTGAGCAACACCAAGAACAAct TCTTCACTCAGACCCCGATCCTTCAGGCACTGCAGCACGTACAGGCGAGCTGTGACGAAGCACACAAGATGag GTTCAGCGACCTGTTCGCCCTGGCGGAGGAGTACGAGGACTCTCAGTCGAAGCCTCCCAAGTCTCGCCGTAAGGCTCCGGCTTCCTCACCACGCTCCAGGAAGGGAGCGGCTCCGCCCACCAACAACGAGGAGGAGAGTGCTTCCAGCAGCGCCTCG gaggaggaggactcgAAGCCCAAAGCGccgaagaggaagaggaaaggcTCGTCAGCGGTCGGCTCCGACAGCGACTGA